One Brassica napus cultivar Da-Ae chromosome A1, Da-Ae, whole genome shotgun sequence genomic region harbors:
- the LOC106444872 gene encoding uncharacterized protein LOC106444872, which produces MAVSSSSPAIIFAVTVLMLLTVSSVKLPFHPRDLLPLLPRQLSWPLLNSLNSAVDLLPTYIGAASIKNDAVEWKGACFYENKAWLELNNKSGSEFGGGTLHIKVDKAHSWTCMDIYVFVTPYRVTWDWYFISREHTMEFSEWEGKAEYEYVKQKGVSIFLMEAGMVGTLRALWDVFPLFTNTGWGENSNIAFLEKHMGANFYARPQPWVTNITTDEIHSGDMLAISKIRGRWGGFETLEKWVSGAYAGHTAVCLRDSDGKLWVGESGNENEKGEDVIAVLPWEEWWEFEQTKDDANPHIALLPLHPDYRARFNVTAAWEYARSMDGKPYGYHNLIFSWIDTISGNYPPPLDAHLVASVMTVWSKIQPDYAANMWNEALNKRLGTEGLDLPDVLVEVEKRGSSFDELLAVPEQDEWIYSDGKSTSCIAFILEMYKEGGLFDPVSSSIQVTEFTIKDAYMLKFFENNASRLPKWCNDNDDVKLPYCQILGKYRMELPDYNTMEPYPHMNEHCPSLPPKYHRPKNC; this is translated from the exons ATGgcggtttcttcttcttctccggccATCATCTTCGCCGTTACCGTCCTGATGCTTCTCACCGTCTCATCCGTCAAATTACCATTTCACCCTCGGGACCTTCTCCCGCTCTTGCCCAGGCAACTCTCCTGGCCGCTTCTCAACTCTCTCAACTCCGCCGTCGACCTCCTCCCCACTTACATAGGCGCCGCTTCTATTAAAAACGACGCCGTGGAGTGGAAAGGTGCTTGCTTTTACGAGAACAAGGCTTGGTTGGAGCTCAATAACAAGTCCGGTTCCGAGTTTGGCGGCGGTACACTTCACATTAAG gttgaCAAGGCACATAGTTGGACTTGCATGGATATTTATGTCTTTGTGACACCATATCGTGTGACATGGGATTGGTACTTCATTTCAAGGGAGCACACCATGGAGTTCAGTGAGTGGGAAGGAAAAGCTGAGTATGAATAT GTTAAGCAGAAAGGAGTTTCGATATTCCTCATGGAAGCAGGGATGGTGGGAACTCTCCGAGCACTGTGGGATGTCTTCCCTCTCTTTACCAACACCGGTTGGGGGGAGAACTCTAATATAGCGTTTCTTGAGAAGCATATGGGTGCTAATTTCTATGCTCGTCCTCAGCCTTGGGTTACAAACATTACTACCGATGAAATCCACTCTGGAGACATGCTCGCTATCTCAAAGATCCGTGGGCGGTGGGGTGGGTTTGAGACTCTTGAGAAGTGGGTAAGCGGAGCTTATGCTGGCCACACTGCTGTCTGTTTGAGGGATTCTGATGGGAAACTATGGGTTGGTGAATCCggtaatgaaaatgaaaag GGAGAAGATGTAATAGCGGTATTGCCATGGGAAGAGTGGTGGGAGTTTGAACAAACCAAGGATGACGCAAATCCTCATATTGCATTGCTACCGTTGCATCCTGATTATCGAGCTAGGTTTAATGTTACTGCTGCGTGGGAATATGCTCGCAGCATGGATGGTAAACCGTATGGCTATCACAACTTGATCTTTAGCTGGATCGATACCATCAGCGGGAACTACCCACCTCCTCTGGATGCTCATCTT gTGGCTTCTGTCATGACGGTTTGGAGCAAAATCCAGCCTGATTATGCTGCTAATATGTGGAATGAAGCCCTTAACAAGCGACTCGGGACAGAG GGTCTTGATCTTCCTGATGTACTCGTGGAAGTCGAAAAGCGTGGATCCTCTTTCGACGAGTTGCTAGCAGTTCCTGAACAAGATGAGTGGATATATAGCGATGGGAAATCAACTTCTTGTATCGCTTTCATCCTCGAAATGTACAAAGAAGGTGGCTTGTTTGATCCAGTCTCTAGTTCCATCCAAGTCACTGAATTCACG ATCAAAGATGCTTACATGCTCAAGTTTTTCGAGAACAATGCAAGCCGTTTGCCCAAATGGTGCAATGACAACGACGATGTAAAGCTTCCGTACTGTCAGATACTTGGGAAATACAGAATGGAGCTTCCTGATTACAACACTATGGAGCCATACCCGCATATGAACGAGCACTGCCCGTCTCTGCCTCCAAAGTACCACAGACCAAAGAACTGCTAG